The Verrucomicrobium spinosum DSM 4136 = JCM 18804 DNA segment GCTCGTCCTCATCGCTTGTTAGCAGGCAATTGAGTTGCGGGTCAATTTTCCCTTTGGTCACCGCTTTCCCGGTCAATATTGCTCCCGCAATCGTGGCGCAGACGGAGTGTTGATATCTGAATGGGTGATCAAACCTCCTAAATAGCAACCATGAGTGGTGAAACAACTCTGTGCCATATGGGCCACGACCAATTGTACGAAGGTCCAGCGAATCTTGGCCTATCTTTGCGCATGACGCCACTACTTGAATTGCGGACGTAATTGTCTCAGGTGAAGCTTCAGCTTCTTCAACAAGACACTGCATGATTCGCGGGATCGCTGGATCTAGATGCTGCCATGAACTTTTGCTCACACCTTTGTCCGCGCGGGCTTGCGTGGTCGATTCGGGGTAGCTGACCCTTCTGATTAACTCAAGAATCAAGGGTTCAGCCTGCTTGCGTGACAAGACCGCAGCCATTGGAACAACTTCTTTCCACTCATCTGAGAGCAAACAATGCGCCAATGGAGTAAGGACGTTGTCATTGGTTTCATAGTCAAGATAATGCCCCTCGGCCGCAGCTACTGCGGCAAGGTACTCTTGGAATGTTAAATGTCTAAACTGATAAAATGGAACCGTTATACCTGCATCAACCTGCCGACCGGCTTCTAGCAAGACGCTGGAACGCAACTCGACTCTCTTGAGGAACTCAAGTGGAGAACCTTTGGAATATCGCCGAATGTGAGGCAACCGATCTCGAGCCTCTTCCAGAAGCTTCAATAGCTCTTTTTCAGTCGCAGTCTGTTTACCTTGCTTCATAAGCTGAAAAGCAATACAGGCAAGTTGCGGCACGGACTCTTTGAGATTGAGCGGCTCATGTCCTTTGATGTTCCATGTATCAAGCAAGACCTCGACTGCTCGGCCATACAAACTGACGCGATCAGGAGGGAGGCGACCTGCGCCGTGCTTCACCACCAAAAGCATCGTTAAAAGCAGGGGGTTTTCAGCAAGCCGATTTAGTGAAGGATTGGACAGCAACTGCCGAACAACCTCACCCATTTCCTCCACTGCTTCACTGGAATCTCCTGCCATGAGGCACCTCCAATGGTCACACAGGCTTCTAATTGCATCCGGTTCCAAAGGCGCAACTCGCCATCTTTCGCAAAACCTGGATAGCCGCGGTGCAATCAATCCAAACCCCGCTTCGCGACTTGTCACAACTAACTTTATCCTTGGATACTGATCCAAGAATGCCTCGAGGTGCTCAACAAATGACTCGCGTCCAGCATCATCATGTATCTCGTCCAATCCGTCAACAAGCAACAAAACGTTGCCAGCTTGAAGCAACGGAACTAAAGCTTCCCGTAGACCGTCAAGATCAAGTTGACCGGTAATGGCGGCAAGGTTTCCAAGAAGTGTCAAAATTGGCTTTCCTATATATTCTCGCCATTCTCGGCACCTTATTAGAACTGGCGTGAGGTCAACTGACGGCAAATGATCTTCAGTTGCGTTACGGCGATTGGGATTAGCATATGCTACTGCAAGGCGCTTCAATAACAGCGTCTTGCCGCCACCTGGCAAAGCAAGGAGTGCCAAACAGCGTTTAGATGTGAACGCCTTTCCGAAGTCGACAGGCTTTCCGAATCGTTTTACCCACTTGTCCAGTTTTTGTTGTGCCTGGGGGTCGTTTTTAGAGAACTCTGGAGAGCATCTAGTTACCTTCAAGGGCACAAAAAGGCGCTCGAGATCAAACTTGCGCTGACCAAGCTCCATGTCCGCCCGCACACCTTCGATGGTCATTTGACCACAGTCTCTCACGAGGTACTCCCTGTATCGTTGGAGCAGCGCCCTTGAATTAGCGTCGTCATTCACGCTGGGCCCGCTTGGTGCAATTGACTTATTTTGTAAATTTTTGGAGGGCAGAAGGGAATCTAAAAATTGGGGGAGATCTTGAAAACGCTCCCCGTATCCTATTGGCTCAACAAACCCACGCCAACTAGGATCAGCGTGGCGCATCGAAACTTGTGAGTTGAGTACCAATGCATAATGTTGGGGGGCTGCGGTGTTCATTTTCTCTCGCAACCATTTCACTAGGGCCGTGAAATTGGGGTCACTGAATGTCTCCCCGCAGCCGACAAAAAGCAAACGTTTGAATGAGCACATGCTCTTTTGCATGAGATCGCGAATTTCGCTTCGCAGTGTTGCGTCGTAGTCTCGTATGCCTAGAACGCAAGTGGCAGGTCTAGTCCATGAGCCGTGGAGATGTAGGATTCCATCGGTTTCATTTCGCATCCACGATGCTGCTTGTTTTACTTCATCCAAAGTGATCGCCTGACTACTTGTCACCGATTCCAGCAGGTGGTCGTAGTTTAATGTGCAGAAGGGTATTCTAGCGTTCTTTAGACCCACAATTGATCTTGCCAACGCCTCATTGCATGCGAATTCTGCTTTGAATACATGTTCCAGCCAACGCGAGTAGAGGTCTCCATTTGGCGCAGATAATTTG contains these protein-coding regions:
- a CDS encoding SIR2 family protein — encoded protein: MKMRSKKSPKANVNPVQGINQHSDLAQIKESIARQELVLVVGTGVSIALTEGKMPSMSWAGLVQDGFAHAQKKGLISDVQFAAWQAQLNSTDIDDLLGAAEFVSRKLSAPNGDLYSRWLEHVFKAEFACNEALARSIVGLKNARIPFCTLNYDHLLESVTSSQAITLDEVKQAASWMRNETDGILHLHGSWTRPATCVLGIRDYDATLRSEIRDLMQKSMCSFKRLLFVGCGETFSDPNFTALVKWLREKMNTAAPQHYALVLNSQVSMRHADPSWRGFVEPIGYGERFQDLPQFLDSLLPSKNLQNKSIAPSGPSVNDDANSRALLQRYREYLVRDCGQMTIEGVRADMELGQRKFDLERLFVPLKVTRCSPEFSKNDPQAQQKLDKWVKRFGKPVDFGKAFTSKRCLALLALPGGGKTLLLKRLAVAYANPNRRNATEDHLPSVDLTPVLIRCREWREYIGKPILTLLGNLAAITGQLDLDGLREALVPLLQAGNVLLLVDGLDEIHDDAGRESFVEHLEAFLDQYPRIKLVVTSREAGFGLIAPRLSRFCERWRVAPLEPDAIRSLCDHWRCLMAGDSSEAVEEMGEVVRQLLSNPSLNRLAENPLLLTMLLVVKHGAGRLPPDRVSLYGRAVEVLLDTWNIKGHEPLNLKESVPQLACIAFQLMKQGKQTATEKELLKLLEEARDRLPHIRRYSKGSPLEFLKRVELRSSVLLEAGRQVDAGITVPFYQFRHLTFQEYLAAVAAAEGHYLDYETNDNVLTPLAHCLLSDEWKEVVPMAAVLSRKQAEPLILELIRRVSYPESTTQARADKGVSKSSWQHLDPAIPRIMQCLVEEAEASPETITSAIQVVASCAKIGQDSLDLRTIGRGPYGTELFHHSWLLFRRFDHPFRYQHSVCATIAGAILTGKAVTKGKIDPQLNCLLTSDEDELVARGLFAIADRFDTQSEGHFDLNEWIILREPVVANLKHRSSAVVGAAIWAWTLMAYYSESSTQLSDIGRDSILEIWLESEIEGIQELASVALWTQMGLPRSRWAPNLTGDQIEKVRQLGDKANVKREGESNILASCIVIAFHSKTVWQDRILNRMLSDYRKRSHAPHGKGDVVESMKSQLHTPD